The following coding sequences lie in one Arthrobacter sp. PGP41 genomic window:
- a CDS encoding electron transfer flavoprotein subunit alpha/FixB family protein, with the protein MAKVLVFIDNPGAALKKSNLELLTLGRSLGETAVALNGTLHDDVAATFAEYGVSTVLLPSAGDLDDFLVAPKAAYLAAAAEQAGAGIVLLDNSPEGKEIAARAGIRLNAGVITDVVAVDADGTAHKSVLAGSYNTACKVSTAVSVLTVKANNVTPEPAAAPSSPETATVEVPAGSTAAAARITAREQKVASGRPDLTDARIVVAGGRGLDGDFGPVEELADALGAAVGASRAATDAGWISHDAQVGQTGKTVSPQLYISAGISGAIQQKAGMQTAKVIVAVNKDAESPVFEIADFGIVGDLFDVLPQATAEIKKRKG; encoded by the coding sequence ATGGCAAAAGTACTTGTATTCATTGACAACCCCGGGGCCGCGCTCAAGAAGAGCAACCTTGAACTGCTCACTTTGGGCCGCTCACTGGGCGAGACAGCAGTTGCGCTGAACGGGACGCTGCACGACGACGTTGCGGCCACCTTTGCCGAGTACGGCGTCAGCACGGTGCTGCTCCCCTCGGCAGGGGACCTCGATGACTTCCTTGTTGCCCCGAAGGCTGCCTACCTGGCAGCTGCGGCTGAACAGGCCGGGGCCGGCATCGTCCTGCTCGACAATTCGCCTGAGGGCAAGGAGATCGCCGCGCGGGCGGGAATCCGCCTGAACGCCGGCGTCATCACCGACGTCGTTGCTGTGGACGCTGACGGCACGGCGCACAAGTCAGTCCTCGCGGGCTCCTACAACACCGCTTGCAAGGTCTCCACCGCGGTCAGCGTGCTGACGGTGAAGGCCAACAACGTCACCCCGGAACCGGCTGCGGCGCCAAGCTCGCCGGAGACCGCCACGGTGGAGGTTCCCGCCGGCAGCACGGCCGCGGCCGCCCGCATCACCGCCCGGGAGCAGAAAGTAGCCAGCGGCCGCCCGGACCTGACCGATGCCCGCATCGTCGTCGCCGGCGGCCGCGGCCTTGACGGCGACTTTGGCCCGGTTGAGGAACTTGCCGACGCCCTGGGCGCAGCCGTGGGTGCCTCCCGCGCCGCCACCGACGCCGGCTGGATCAGCCACGACGCGCAGGTGGGCCAGACCGGCAAGACGGTGTCCCCGCAGCTCTACATCTCGGCGGGAATCTCCGGTGCCATCCAGCAGAAGGCCGGCATGCAGACGGCGAAGGTGATCGTAGCCGTCAACAAGGACGCTGAATCACCGGTTTTCGAGATCGCGGACTTCGGCATCGTAGGCGACCTCTTCGATGTCCTCCCGCAGGCCACGGCTGAGATCAAGAAGCGAAAAGGCTGA
- a CDS encoding electron transfer flavoprotein subunit beta/FixA family protein produces the protein MKIIVLVKHVPDAQFDRHLNGEDYTTDRDESILSELDEYALEAALQLAEARGGAKAGNQVIALSMGPSGAVNAIKKALQIGATEGVHLTDDALAGSDAAATSLALAAAVRHLGSVDLVITGMASTDGETSLVPAQLAERLGLPQVTFASTLEVDGGRLTARRDADTSSETVEAPLPAVVSVTDQINEPRYPNFKGIIAAKRKSITTLSLADIGVDPAQVGHAGSWTRVLSAEERPPRTAGTIITDEGDAGIKLVDFLAAQKLL, from the coding sequence TTGAAGATCATCGTCCTGGTCAAGCATGTACCGGACGCGCAGTTTGACCGCCACCTCAATGGGGAGGACTACACAACTGACCGCGACGAGAGCATCCTGTCCGAGCTTGACGAATACGCACTCGAAGCCGCGCTGCAGCTGGCCGAAGCCCGCGGGGGAGCCAAGGCAGGCAACCAGGTCATCGCGCTGAGCATGGGCCCCTCGGGCGCGGTCAACGCCATCAAGAAGGCGCTGCAGATCGGAGCGACCGAGGGCGTGCACCTCACGGATGACGCACTGGCCGGTTCGGACGCCGCCGCCACGTCCCTGGCGCTGGCAGCAGCCGTCCGGCACCTGGGCAGCGTGGACCTGGTCATCACCGGCATGGCGTCAACCGACGGTGAAACCTCCCTGGTTCCCGCCCAGCTGGCGGAACGGCTCGGCCTGCCGCAGGTCACCTTCGCGTCCACGCTGGAGGTCGACGGCGGACGCCTCACCGCCCGCCGCGACGCTGACACGTCGTCAGAGACGGTGGAAGCCCCGCTCCCGGCTGTCGTCTCCGTGACCGACCAGATCAACGAGCCGCGCTACCCCAACTTCAAGGGCATCATCGCAGCCAAGCGCAAGAGCATCACCACGCTCTCGCTCGCTGACATCGGGGTGGACCCGGCGCAGGTGGGGCACGCCGGTTCCTGGACCCGCGTGCTCAGTGCGGAAGAACGTCCGCCCCGGACCGCCGGGACCATCATCACGGACGAAGGCGACGCCGGCATTAAGCTCGTTGACTTCCTGGCCGCCCAGAAGCTGCTCTAA